From the Spiribacter sp. 2438 genome, one window contains:
- the der gene encoding ribosome biogenesis GTPase Der: MNNPVIALVGRPNVGKSTLFNQLTRTRDALVADFPGLTRDRQYGVGRVGEHPYVLIDTGGLGEPDDVTYHHMQRQALRALDEADAILFLVDARTGVTPGDEALTADLRQRGKRVWLVMNKVDGVDADVAAADFHGLGLDTPWPIAAVHGRGVRRLIDDVLETLMPAAEPAGTDSQPVPEGFSAPAGDDPTTAIEVAIVGRPNVGKSTLVNRLIGEERVLVYDMPGTTRDAIRVPFERDGRAFTLIDTAGVRRRSRVRETVEKFSVVKTLQAIEASRVVIMVLDAQQEISEQDAHLIGHVIEAGRGLVLAVNKWDGLEPGARERIRRELDVKLGFLDFTRPRFISALHGTGVGRLLEEVARVDEAGRRELGTPELNRILAEATEAHQPPLIRGRRIKLRYAHQGGRNPPTIVVHGNQTAALPGAYRRYLVNRFRRELGLWGTPIRLELRTGENPYAGRRNKLTPRQQRKRERLIRRRQR, from the coding sequence ATGAATAACCCCGTTATTGCGCTGGTCGGCCGCCCCAACGTCGGCAAATCCACCCTGTTCAATCAACTGACCCGTACCCGGGATGCCCTGGTGGCGGATTTTCCAGGCCTGACTCGTGATCGCCAGTACGGCGTCGGGCGGGTCGGCGAGCACCCGTATGTGTTGATCGATACCGGTGGGCTCGGTGAGCCGGACGACGTCACGTACCATCACATGCAGCGTCAGGCGCTTCGGGCGCTGGACGAGGCCGACGCGATCCTCTTTCTGGTGGACGCCCGCACCGGGGTCACCCCCGGCGACGAGGCGCTCACGGCGGACCTGCGTCAACGGGGCAAGCGGGTCTGGCTGGTGATGAACAAAGTGGACGGGGTGGACGCGGATGTGGCGGCCGCCGATTTCCACGGTCTGGGGCTGGACACTCCCTGGCCCATCGCCGCCGTGCATGGTCGTGGCGTGCGGCGGCTGATTGATGACGTGCTGGAGACGCTGATGCCGGCGGCGGAGCCAGCCGGAACCGACTCGCAGCCAGTGCCTGAGGGGTTTTCAGCGCCCGCCGGCGACGATCCGACAACGGCCATCGAGGTCGCCATTGTCGGCCGGCCCAATGTGGGCAAGTCCACGCTGGTGAATCGGCTCATTGGCGAGGAACGGGTGCTGGTGTACGACATGCCCGGCACCACCCGGGATGCCATTCGCGTGCCCTTCGAGCGCGACGGCCGTGCCTTTACCCTTATCGATACCGCCGGCGTGCGTCGCCGCAGCCGGGTTCGGGAGACCGTCGAAAAGTTCAGCGTCGTCAAAACCCTGCAGGCCATCGAAGCGTCGCGGGTGGTCATCATGGTGCTGGATGCTCAGCAGGAAATCTCCGAGCAGGACGCGCACCTGATCGGCCATGTCATCGAAGCGGGCCGCGGGCTGGTGCTGGCGGTGAACAAATGGGATGGGCTGGAGCCGGGGGCGCGGGAGCGGATCCGCCGCGAGCTGGACGTCAAGCTGGGCTTTCTGGATTTCACGCGGCCGCGTTTTATCTCGGCCCTGCACGGCACCGGGGTCGGGCGCCTCCTCGAGGAAGTGGCTCGTGTGGATGAAGCCGGTCGGCGCGAGCTCGGCACCCCGGAGCTCAACCGGATCCTGGCCGAGGCTACTGAAGCCCATCAGCCGCCACTGATCCGCGGCCGCCGGATTAAACTGCGCTATGCCCATCAGGGTGGCCGCAACCCACCCACCATTGTCGTCCACGGCAATCAGACCGCCGCGCTGCCCGGGGCTTATCGCCGCTATCTGGTGAACCGTTTCCGGCGCGAGCTGGGGCTTTGGGGAACCCCCATCCGCCTGGAGTTGCGCACGGGTGAAAACCCCTATGCCGGGCGCCGCAACAAACTGACCCCCCGACAGCAGCGCAAGCGCGAGCGCCTCATCCGCCGTCGTCAGCGTTAG
- a CDS encoding TIGR04283 family arsenosugar biosynthesis glycosyltransferase: protein MADTLAIVIPALNEQGRIAELVESLRRQRGSHPWLETPLVVDGGSRDATVSEAKRAGARTLVADPGRARQMNAGAAATRSEWLWFLHADTRLPAGSLSALQRCLAAGRDWGRFDVRIQGDHWMLPVIATSMNARSRLTGIATGDQGIFVRRRVFDAVGGYPEQPLMEDIALCRRLKDAVGRPACLRESLHTSGRRWESHGVWRTMALMWQLRWAYWRGADPEHLASRYHSRGS, encoded by the coding sequence GTGGCAGACACGCTGGCCATCGTCATTCCCGCCCTCAATGAGCAGGGGCGGATTGCTGAACTGGTGGAATCGCTGCGGCGCCAGCGAGGGTCCCATCCCTGGCTGGAGACACCGCTGGTGGTGGATGGCGGCAGCCGCGATGCCACCGTATCCGAAGCGAAACGGGCCGGCGCCCGGACCCTGGTGGCCGACCCGGGACGGGCTCGGCAGATGAATGCCGGCGCAGCGGCCACCCGCTCCGAGTGGCTGTGGTTTTTGCACGCGGATACCCGGCTGCCCGCGGGATCGCTTTCGGCGTTGCAGCGTTGCCTTGCTGCGGGGCGGGACTGGGGGCGCTTCGACGTCCGGATCCAGGGGGACCACTGGATGCTGCCGGTGATTGCCACCAGCATGAATGCTCGCTCCCGACTCACCGGCATCGCCACCGGGGATCAGGGGATTTTTGTGCGTCGCCGGGTTTTTGACGCCGTGGGCGGTTATCCGGAGCAGCCGCTGATGGAAGACATTGCGCTCTGCCGCCGACTCAAGGACGCCGTGGGGCGGCCGGCATGCCTCCGGGAGTCGCTGCATACCTCCGGTCGCCGCTGGGAAAGCCATGGGGTCTGGCGGACCATGGCGCTCATGTGGCAACTCCGGTGGGCCTACTGGCGGGGCGCCGATCCGGAACACCTTGCCTCGCGCTATCACTCGAGGGGTTCGTGA
- the queA gene encoding tRNA preQ1(34) S-adenosylmethionine ribosyltransferase-isomerase QueA: protein MKVSDFEYHLPESLIASEPLPRRTDSRLLVVDRDTGALADRDFPAIVDFLGPGDLLVLNDTRVLPARLFGHKATGGAVEVLLERVLNEREALAQIRASKTPKAGTRLHLEGGLGVEVTQRDGDFFRLCFEGTEPLPVLLERHGHMPLPPYIKRPDTHADRERYQTVFADKPGAVAAPTAGLHFDPSLLQTLENRGVELARLTLHVGAGTFQPVRSETVEDHEMHAEWVSVPASVCDAVARTRARGGRVVAVGTTVVRSLETAALGGELAPFEGETDIYIYPGYEFRVVDALITNFHLPGSTLVMLVSALAGRESILAAYRHAVERQYRFFSYGDAMLIMADTTTVAP from the coding sequence ATGAAAGTCAGCGATTTCGAATATCACCTGCCCGAGTCACTGATTGCCTCGGAACCGCTCCCCCGTCGGACCGACAGCCGCCTGCTCGTGGTTGACCGCGACACCGGCGCGTTGGCGGACCGGGACTTCCCGGCCATTGTGGATTTTCTGGGGCCCGGCGACCTGCTGGTTCTGAATGACACCCGGGTTCTGCCGGCCCGGCTTTTCGGTCACAAGGCCACTGGCGGCGCCGTCGAGGTTCTGCTCGAGCGGGTGCTGAATGAGCGCGAAGCCCTTGCCCAGATCCGGGCCAGTAAAACCCCGAAAGCGGGCACCAGGCTGCATCTGGAGGGCGGGCTTGGCGTCGAGGTGACACAACGCGACGGGGACTTTTTCCGGCTTTGCTTCGAAGGGACCGAACCCCTGCCGGTCCTTCTTGAGCGCCATGGCCACATGCCGCTGCCGCCTTACATCAAACGGCCGGACACCCATGCGGACCGGGAACGCTACCAGACGGTATTCGCCGACAAGCCGGGTGCCGTCGCGGCCCCCACGGCGGGGCTGCATTTTGACCCGTCACTGCTTCAGACCCTTGAAAATCGCGGGGTGGAACTGGCGCGGCTGACGCTCCATGTGGGCGCCGGGACCTTCCAGCCGGTGCGCAGCGAGACGGTGGAGGACCATGAAATGCACGCCGAGTGGGTATCCGTGCCGGCCTCCGTCTGCGATGCGGTTGCCCGCACCCGGGCCCGTGGCGGTCGGGTGGTGGCCGTGGGAACCACCGTGGTGCGTTCCCTGGAGACGGCGGCCCTGGGGGGTGAACTCGCACCGTTTGAGGGGGAAACCGACATCTATATCTATCCGGGATATGAGTTCCGGGTGGTGGACGCGCTGATCACCAATTTTCATCTGCCGGGCTCGACGCTGGTCATGCTGGTGAGCGCTCTGGCCGGCCGCGAGTCAATCCTGGCGGCTTACCGGCACGCCGTGGAGCGGCAGTACCGTTTCTTCAGCTATGGCGACGCCATGCTCATCATGGCTGACACCACCACGGTGGCACCATGA